A genomic window from Nicotiana sylvestris chromosome 11, ASM39365v2, whole genome shotgun sequence includes:
- the LOC104227305 gene encoding large ribosomal subunit protein uL11: MPPKFDPSQVVEVFVRVTGGEVGAASSLAPKIGPLGLSPKKIGEDIAKETAKDWKGLRVTVKLTVQNRQAKVSVVPSAAALVIKALKEPERDRKKTKNIKHNGNISLDDVIEIAKVMKPRSMAKDLTGTVKEILGTCVSVGCTVDGKDPKDLQQEIDDGDVEIPLD; this comes from the coding sequence ATGCCGCCAAAGTTCGATCCCTCTCAGGTGGTCGAAGTTTTCGTCCGAGTCACCGGAGGTGAAGTCGGAGCAGCGAGTTCACTCGCTCCAAAAATCGGTCCACTTGGTCTGTCCCCTAAGAAAATCGGAGAAGACATCGCAAAGGAAACCGCGAAGGACTGGAAGGGTCTCCGAGTCACCGTGAAACTTACCGTTCAGAACCGTCAAGCTAAAGTCTCCGTCGTACCGTCCGCCGCGGCACTCGTCATCAAGGCGTTGAAGGAGCCGGAGAGAGATCGCAAAAAGACTAAGAATATCAAGCACAACGGTAATATATCGCTTGATGATGTGATTGAGATTGCTAAAGTGATGAAGCCTAGATCTATGGCTAAGGATTTGACTGGAACTGTGAAGGAGATTTTGGGGACGTGTGTTTCTGTTGGCTGTACTGTTGATGGAAAGGATCCTAAGGATTTGCAGCAGGAGATTGATGATGGTGATGTCGAAATTCCTCTTGATTAA